In the genome of Photobacterium sp. TY1-4, one region contains:
- the relA gene encoding GTP diphosphokinase codes for MVAVRGAHLKENETFELAAWVESLKQDAKVAEQIKQTYQRCIELTSEEASAPQLLWRGREMVEILVTLSMDRDTLVSALLFPLVEAGIYSYEALNEDYSNTILQMVSGVEQMAAIGQLKSTTEGASQSAQVDNIRRMLLSMVDDFRCVVIKLAERICNLRAVKDEPDEVRRAAAKECANIYAPLANRLGIGQLKWEIEDYAFRYNHPNTYKQIAKQLSERRIDREHYIEHFVDDLDSAMKASNIKAEVHGRPKHIYSIWRKMQKKNLAFDELFDVRAVRIIADQLQDCYAALGVVHTKYRHLPKEFDDYVANPKPNGYQSIHTVVLGPEGKTIEIQIRTKQMHEESELGVAAHWKYKEGATGGAKSAYDEKINWLRKLLAWQEEMSDSGEMLEELRSQVFDDRVYAFTPKGDVVDLPMNATPLDFAYHIHSEVGHRCIGAKVEGRIVPFTYHLQMGDQVEIITQKEPNPSRDWLNPNLGFVTSSRARAKVHAWFRKQDRDKNIAAGREILETELAKIGATLKDAEAYALKRFNVPSPVELFAGIGSGDLRINQVVNHINALVNKPTAEEEDQQLLEKLSEAAPRATKKPQRDAVVVEGVDNLMTHLARCCQPIPGDDIQGFVTQGRGISVHRQDCEQLEELRHVAPERIIDTVWGGGFVGNYMLTVRVTASERNGLLKELTNTFANEKVKVAGVKSRIDFKKQMSIMDFDLELTDLEVLGRVLKRVEQVKDVAEAKRLH; via the coding sequence ATGGTCGCAGTTCGCGGTGCGCACTTAAAGGAAAATGAGACATTTGAGCTGGCTGCCTGGGTTGAGAGCCTGAAGCAGGACGCCAAAGTGGCGGAGCAGATCAAACAAACCTATCAACGTTGTATCGAGCTTACGAGCGAGGAAGCGTCGGCGCCGCAGTTGCTGTGGCGTGGTCGCGAAATGGTTGAAATTCTGGTGACCCTGAGTATGGATCGGGACACCCTGGTTTCGGCGTTGCTATTCCCGCTGGTGGAAGCGGGGATCTACAGCTACGAAGCCCTGAATGAAGATTACAGCAATACCATCTTGCAGATGGTATCCGGGGTTGAGCAGATGGCGGCGATCGGCCAGCTCAAATCCACCACTGAAGGGGCGTCGCAGTCAGCCCAGGTGGATAATATTCGCCGGATGTTGCTGTCGATGGTGGACGACTTCCGCTGCGTGGTCATCAAACTGGCCGAGCGGATCTGCAACCTGCGGGCGGTGAAAGATGAACCGGATGAAGTACGCCGGGCAGCAGCCAAAGAGTGTGCCAACATCTACGCGCCGCTGGCCAACCGGTTGGGGATCGGTCAGCTCAAGTGGGAAATTGAAGACTACGCGTTCCGCTACAACCATCCTAATACCTACAAGCAAATCGCCAAGCAGCTCTCCGAGCGCCGGATTGACCGCGAACACTACATCGAGCACTTTGTCGACGATCTCGACAGCGCGATGAAAGCGTCCAACATCAAGGCGGAAGTCCACGGCCGTCCGAAGCACATCTACAGCATCTGGCGCAAGATGCAGAAGAAGAACCTGGCATTTGACGAGCTGTTTGACGTTCGGGCGGTGCGGATCATCGCTGATCAGCTGCAGGACTGTTACGCCGCGCTGGGGGTGGTGCACACCAAGTACCGTCATCTGCCGAAAGAATTTGATGACTATGTCGCCAACCCGAAACCGAACGGCTACCAGTCGATCCATACCGTGGTGCTGGGGCCGGAAGGCAAAACCATCGAGATCCAGATCCGGACCAAGCAGATGCACGAAGAGTCGGAGCTGGGGGTGGCGGCCCACTGGAAATACAAGGAAGGGGCGACCGGCGGCGCCAAGTCGGCCTACGACGAGAAAATCAACTGGCTGCGTAAACTGCTGGCCTGGCAGGAAGAGATGTCCGACTCCGGCGAGATGCTGGAAGAGCTGCGCAGTCAGGTGTTTGATGATCGCGTTTACGCCTTTACGCCGAAAGGGGATGTAGTTGACCTGCCGATGAATGCCACACCGCTTGATTTTGCTTACCACATTCACTCGGAAGTGGGGCACCGGTGTATCGGGGCTAAAGTTGAAGGGCGGATTGTGCCGTTTACCTATCACCTGCAAATGGGCGATCAGGTCGAGATCATCACCCAGAAGGAGCCGAATCCGTCGCGCGACTGGCTGAACCCGAACCTGGGCTTTGTGACTTCCAGCCGGGCCCGGGCCAAGGTGCATGCCTGGTTCCGTAAACAGGACCGCGACAAGAACATCGCCGCCGGGCGGGAAATCCTCGAGACCGAGCTGGCCAAAATCGGCGCCACCCTGAAAGATGCCGAAGCCTACGCGCTGAAGCGGTTCAATGTGCCGTCGCCGGTCGAGCTGTTTGCCGGGATCGGCAGCGGCGACCTGCGGATCAACCAGGTCGTCAACCACATTAATGCACTGGTGAACAAGCCGACGGCCGAGGAAGAAGATCAGCAGCTGCTGGAAAAACTCAGTGAAGCCGCGCCGAGAGCCACCAAGAAGCCGCAGCGGGATGCGGTGGTGGTCGAAGGGGTCGATAACTTGATGACCCACTTGGCGCGCTGTTGTCAGCCGATCCCGGGCGATGATATCCAGGGCTTCGTCACCCAGGGCCGCGGTATTTCGGTGCACCGTCAGGACTGCGAGCAGTTGGAAGAGCTGCGCCATGTTGCGCCGGAGCGGATCATCGATACCGTCTGGGGCGGCGGCTTTGTCGGCAACTATATGCTGACGGTCCGGGTGACGGCCTCGGAGCGCAACGGCTTGCTCAAGGAGCTGACCAATACCTTTGCCAACGAGAAAGTGAAAGTGGCCGGGGTGAAGAGCCGGATCGATTTCAAAAAACAGATGTCGATTATGGACTTCGACCTGGAGCTGACCGACCTGGAAGTGTTGGGCCGGGTGCTCAAGCGGGTGGAGCAGGTCAAGGATGTTGCGGAAGCCAAACGGCTCCATTAA
- the mazG gene encoding nucleoside triphosphate pyrophosphohydrolase, with protein sequence MSDNTQAPIEQLLEIMATLRDPETGCPWDLKQDFASIVPHTLEEAYEVADAINQKNWDEVREELGDLLFQVIFYSQLGKEQGLFAFEDVVRGINDKLIRRHPHVFGGTEFANEAEILANWEAEKAKERAAKAADASLLANIPQALPALIRAEKIQKRCAKHGFDWDSLGPVVEKVREELDEVMDEVIQVSPSQDSIEDEIGDLLFAVVNLSRHLQVKPETALQRANRKFERRFREVEKSVLEQGKRVEDCSLEMLDQEWHRVKQRER encoded by the coding sequence ATGAGTGACAACACACAGGCGCCGATTGAGCAGTTGCTTGAGATTATGGCGACATTGCGGGATCCCGAGACGGGATGTCCGTGGGATCTGAAGCAGGACTTTGCCTCCATCGTGCCGCACACGCTCGAAGAAGCGTATGAGGTCGCTGATGCCATCAATCAGAAAAATTGGGATGAGGTGCGTGAAGAGCTGGGGGATTTGCTGTTTCAGGTGATCTTTTACAGCCAGCTCGGCAAAGAGCAGGGGCTGTTTGCGTTTGAAGATGTGGTTCGCGGCATTAATGACAAATTGATCCGCCGTCATCCCCATGTATTCGGAGGCACTGAATTTGCCAACGAGGCGGAGATCCTCGCCAACTGGGAAGCTGAAAAAGCCAAAGAGCGGGCCGCGAAAGCGGCAGATGCCAGCCTGCTGGCGAATATCCCTCAAGCCCTGCCGGCGCTGATCCGGGCCGAGAAAATCCAGAAGCGCTGTGCTAAGCACGGTTTTGACTGGGACAGCCTGGGCCCGGTGGTGGAGAAAGTCCGCGAAGAACTGGACGAGGTGATGGATGAAGTCATCCAGGTGTCACCATCTCAGGACAGCATCGAGGATGAAATCGGCGATCTGCTGTTTGCTGTGGTTAACCTCAGCCGCCATCTGCAAGTGAAGCCGGAAACGGCACTGCAGCGTGCTAATCGAAAATTCGAGCGCCGGTTTCGCGAAGTTGAAAAAAGTGTGCTAGAACAAGGGAAGCGTGTTGAAGACTGCTCGCTCGAGATGCTTGATCAGGAATGGCATCGCGTCAAACAGCGCGAGCGTTAA
- a CDS encoding CTP synthase: MTTNYIFVTGGVVSSLGKGIAAASLAAILEARGLKVTMMKLDPYINVDPGTMSPIQHGEVFVTEDGAETDLDLGHYERFIRTKMTKRNNFTAGRVYADVLRKERRGDYLGATIQVIPHITNEIKERVIAGAEGHDVAIVEVGGTVGDIESLPFMEAIRQLAVELGRERAMFMHLTLVPYLAAAGEVKTKPTQHSVKELLSIGIQPDVLICRSDRMIPANERAKIALFCNVPEKAVISMKDVDSIYKIPQLIKAQGLDDLVCQRFGINAPEANLAEWEQVIYEEANPTAEVTIGMVGKYIELPDAYKSVNEALKHAGLKNRLSVNIKYVDSQDVESKGTEVLEGLDAILVPGGFGGRGVEGKITTAQYARENKIPYLGICLGMQVALIEFARHVAGMEGAHSTEFNAETKYPVVGLITEWVDSEGNVEERTEKSDLGGTMRLGSQLCHLAEGSKARALYGNATIHERHRHRYEVNNNLLPKLEKAGLKISGLSADKKLVEIIEIPNHPWFVAAQFHPEFTSTPRDGHPLFEGFVKAAGDNLRGELNK; encoded by the coding sequence ATGACGACGAATTACATTTTTGTTACGGGCGGGGTCGTATCCTCTCTAGGTAAAGGTATTGCTGCAGCCTCTCTGGCAGCGATTCTAGAAGCACGTGGTCTGAAAGTGACCATGATGAAACTAGACCCTTACATCAACGTTGACCCAGGCACCATGAGCCCGATTCAACACGGTGAAGTATTCGTAACGGAAGACGGTGCAGAGACCGACCTTGACCTGGGTCACTACGAGCGTTTTATTCGCACCAAAATGACCAAGCGCAACAACTTTACGGCTGGCCGCGTGTATGCGGACGTGCTGCGTAAAGAGCGCCGTGGCGACTATCTGGGTGCGACTATCCAGGTCATCCCGCATATCACCAACGAAATCAAAGAGCGTGTGATCGCCGGTGCCGAAGGCCATGATGTGGCGATCGTCGAAGTCGGTGGTACTGTGGGTGACATCGAGTCCCTGCCGTTTATGGAAGCCATCCGTCAGCTGGCGGTTGAACTGGGCCGCGAGCGCGCCATGTTCATGCACCTGACGCTGGTGCCTTACCTGGCTGCTGCCGGTGAAGTGAAAACCAAGCCAACCCAGCATTCGGTGAAAGAGCTGCTGTCGATCGGGATCCAGCCGGATGTGCTGATTTGCCGTTCTGACCGCATGATCCCGGCAAACGAGCGTGCCAAGATTGCACTGTTCTGTAACGTGCCGGAAAAAGCGGTCATCTCAATGAAAGATGTCGATTCCATCTACAAGATCCCACAACTGATCAAGGCTCAGGGCCTGGATGATCTGGTCTGTCAGCGCTTTGGCATTAACGCACCGGAAGCAAACCTGGCGGAATGGGAGCAGGTGATCTACGAAGAAGCCAATCCAACGGCTGAAGTGACCATTGGGATGGTCGGTAAGTACATCGAACTGCCGGATGCGTACAAGTCGGTGAACGAAGCCCTGAAACATGCGGGCCTGAAAAACCGTCTGTCAGTCAACATCAAGTACGTCGATTCACAAGATGTGGAGTCGAAAGGCACTGAAGTGCTGGAAGGCCTGGATGCAATCCTGGTTCCTGGCGGTTTCGGTGGTCGTGGTGTCGAAGGGAAGATCACGACAGCGCAATACGCCCGTGAGAACAAGATCCCATACCTGGGGATCTGCCTGGGCATGCAAGTGGCGCTGATTGAATTTGCCCGTCATGTAGCCGGCATGGAAGGCGCGCACTCGACAGAATTTAACGCTGAGACCAAATATCCGGTGGTTGGTCTGATCACCGAGTGGGTTGACAGCGAAGGCAACGTGGAAGAGCGTACCGAGAAGTCGGATCTGGGCGGCACCATGCGTCTGGGCTCTCAGCTGTGTCACCTGGCAGAAGGCTCGAAAGCCCGTGCGCTGTACGGCAACGCGACGATTCACGAGCGTCATCGCCACCGTTACGAAGTGAATAACAACCTGCTGCCGAAACTGGAGAAAGCAGGTCTGAAAATTTCGGGTCTGTCTGCAGACAAGAAACTGGTGGAAATTATCGAGATCCCGAACCACCCATGGTTTGTGGCGGCTCAGTTCCACCCTGAGTTCACTTCAACGCCTCGCGACGGCCATCCGCTGTTTGAAGGCTTTGTGAAAGCGGCAGGCGATAACCTGCGCGGTGAGCTGAATAAGTAA
- the eno gene encoding phosphopyruvate hydratase translates to MSKIVKVLGREIIDSRGNPTVEAEVHLEGGFVGMAAAPSGASTGSREALELRDGDKSRFLGKGVLKAVEAVNGPIAEALLGKDAKAQADIDQIMIDLDGTENKSNFGANAILAVSLANAKAAAAAKGMPLYEHIAELNGTPGQFSMPLPMMNIINGGEHADNNVDIQEFMIQPVGAKTLKEGLRIGAEVFHNLAKVLKAKGMSTAVGDEGGFAPNLESNAAALAAIKEAVELAGYELGKDVTLAMDCAASEFFDKEAGNYNMKGEGKIFTSEEFNHYLAGLVEEYPIVSIEDGLDESDWDGFKHQTELLGDKIQLVGDDLFVTNTKILKEGIEKGIANSILIKFNQIGSLTETLAAIKMAKDAGYTAVISHRSGETEDATIADLAVGTAAGQIKTGSMSRSDRVAKYNQLIRIEEALGEKAPYNGLKEVKGQA, encoded by the coding sequence ATGTCTAAGATCGTTAAAGTTCTAGGTCGTGAAATTATCGATTCACGTGGTAACCCAACTGTTGAAGCAGAAGTTCACCTGGAAGGCGGTTTCGTCGGTATGGCTGCTGCACCATCGGGTGCATCGACTGGTTCTCGCGAAGCGCTGGAACTGCGTGACGGCGACAAGTCTCGTTTCCTGGGTAAAGGTGTTCTGAAGGCTGTTGAAGCTGTGAACGGCCCAATTGCTGAAGCACTGCTGGGTAAGGATGCGAAAGCTCAGGCTGATATCGATCAGATCATGATTGACCTGGACGGTACTGAAAACAAGTCTAACTTCGGTGCGAACGCTATTCTGGCGGTTTCTCTGGCGAACGCCAAAGCTGCTGCTGCTGCCAAAGGCATGCCACTGTACGAGCACATTGCTGAGCTGAACGGCACTCCGGGTCAATTCTCTATGCCTCTGCCAATGATGAACATCATCAACGGTGGTGAGCACGCAGACAACAACGTTGATATCCAGGAATTCATGATCCAGCCTGTCGGTGCGAAGACGCTGAAAGAAGGTCTGCGTATCGGTGCTGAAGTGTTCCACAACCTGGCGAAAGTTCTGAAAGCGAAAGGCATGAGCACAGCTGTTGGTGATGAAGGTGGTTTCGCGCCGAACCTGGAATCCAATGCTGCTGCCCTGGCTGCAATCAAAGAAGCTGTTGAACTGGCTGGCTACGAGCTGGGCAAAGACGTGACGCTGGCGATGGACTGTGCGGCCTCTGAATTCTTCGACAAAGAAGCTGGCAACTACAACATGAAAGGTGAAGGCAAGATCTTCACTTCTGAAGAGTTTAACCACTACCTGGCAGGTCTGGTTGAAGAGTACCCAATCGTGTCTATCGAAGACGGTCTGGACGAGTCTGACTGGGACGGCTTCAAGCACCAAACTGAGCTGCTGGGCGACAAAATCCAGTTGGTCGGTGACGATCTGTTCGTAACCAACACCAAGATCCTGAAAGAAGGCATCGAGAAAGGCATCGCTAACTCTATCCTGATCAAATTCAACCAAATTGGCTCTCTGACTGAGACGCTGGCTGCGATCAAGATGGCAAAAGATGCGGGTTACACGGCGGTTATCTCTCACCGTTCTGGTGAAACTGAAGATGCGACCATCGCTGACCTGGCTGTGGGTACTGCCGCGGGCCAAATCAAAACCGGTTCTATGAGCCGTTCTGACCGTGTTGCGAAATACAACCAGCTGATCCGTATCGAAGAAGCGCTGGGCGAGAAAGCCCCTTACAACGGTCTG